The uncultured Methanobrevibacter sp. genome segment AAATGCAAATATAACTATTCCTGTAATTGAACATATTGAGTATTTATATAGTTATTTTAATGGTAGTCTTCATAAAATTCGTAAATCATTGAAAAAAGAACATAACATTGAAATTTCACATCAAAGCATAGAAAACATTATTTTGAAGTCTGAATATGAAATTGAGCATAGAAATTGGACTTTTTCAGGATATTATTTATTTGATGCTCTTTGGGTTAAAAAGAATGGAAAATGGAAGTATCTTTTAGCTTTATTCGACTTAGAACTCAATACAATAGTGGCCAAAGAATTGGTCGAATCAGAGACAGTAGAAAACGTATATGACTTTTTGAATCAATCATTACGTAATCAAAAGAAAAAGAAGAATTGCATTATAACAGATTTAAAATCAGAGTATCGAGTAGCAATTGATAAATTACAAATAAAACAACAATTCTGTACATTTCACACAAAACAATTAATAAACAGAGAAATAAGGGACCATATTGACAAAAACAATGCTTCTGAAGAAGAAATTGAAATCATTCGCGATTATAAGAGTTTATTTTTGATATAATTGATGCAGATTCAATAAACGAAGCTAAAAAAATAAGGGATAAATTATTTTATATAAATTCAAATGTTCCATCAGTTATTCGTAAATTTCCATCGATTATTCGTAAATTAGTCTCCAAATTAATAATTCCCGAATTCAAAAAACTCACAAACCATCTCGCGGACTCAAAAATAGCAATAACATCCAATAAAATCGAAAATTGCTTCCTAAAAAACTTCCCAAAACACATAAAAAAATTATTTAAAATAGATAAAGGAATTTTAAAAAGATTCAATCTAAAATTAAAGTATTGGGATGAGGACAATGCGATTTACTAAAAATCACTTAAGTTATTGAAAGTGCTCTTTTGGATATTTAAGAAATAGTTAAATATTTTGATATCTAATGTATTATGTAATGATACAACTATTTTTCCCTAAAATTCAACACATCAGTTTTTTGTGAAAAATATTGCATTTATAATATAAATTAATGAAATCTAAATATTTCAGAGTTTTTCAAGTTATTGGAGATTATAATTGGTGAAACATATGGTTAAAGTATCAGTAATAATGCCAGTATATAATTGTGGGGATTTTTTAAATGAATCAGTTGAGTCTATTTTGAACCAAACTTTATCAGACTTAGAATTAATATGTGTTGATGATGGGTCAACGGATAATTCTCTTGAAATTTTAAGAGAATATGAAAGTCAGGACTCAAGAGTTAAAATATTTGCTTTAAATCATATAGGTGGTGGTGATGCCCGTAATTTCGCCCTAAAACAAGTTTGCGGCGAATATCTCTATTTCATAGATGCTGATGATGTTTTAGATTTGAATGCTTTTGAAGATTTTTATTCAATTGCAAAATCCAAAAATCTTGATTTTTTAATTTTTAAAGCGAAAAAGCATGACGTTAAAACAGGAAAATATTTTGAAACCGATTATTATAATATGATGAATCTTTCAAACTTCGTTAAGGATGAAGTTTTTAAATTTGATGACATCGGCAAGTTGATATTTAGCATTAATGTAACTCCCTGGTGTAAATTTTACAATACTCAGTTCATATTAAATAGTGATGCCAAATTCAAAGAAAACTCCAAATTCCATGATAATAAATTTTTCTGGGAAATACTTTTTCAAGCTGAAAGAATATTCTTTTTGGATAAATTTTATTATACTCAAAATATTCACTCAGACTCTTTAATCGAATCAGGTGGAAAAAGCCATATTGATGCAATTCCTGTAAGTAATGATACTATAGATGTATTCATTAAATATAATCAGTTCGACAAATTTAAAGTAAATCTATTTAACAGTAAAGTCTATCATACTATTCGAAGATATGATGAAATTCGAGGTGAATTTAAAGAGTTGTACTTCACTGAATTGAAAAAAGATTTTAAATTATTGAAATGCTCCGATTTTAGAAATAATCTATATTCTGGTAATAAATTCCTTTTTGATTGTGTTTTAATTGCAAAAAATTATGAAGACTTTAATCATTTAAAAGAATTTTATGAAGTTTTTATAAATAATCATTTATCTTTGGTGGAAAAAATTGAAAAATATAAAGAATGGTATGGTTGTCTAGATGATGATTACAAACAACTGTTTTTTGATAATCCAAAGTCTATGAATATTTATAATTATTTGGTCTCGGTAATCGTCCCGACATATAACTCCGAATCATTTATAGAAAATACTTTTGATTCTTTATTAATGCAAACTATTGGCTTTGAAAAGTTGGAAGTGATTTTTGTTGACGATGCATCGGATGATAATACTCCTCAGATAATCGATGAGTTAGCTTTAAAGTATGAAAATGTAGTGTCTTTTCATTTGGATAAAAATAGTGGTGCTGGTGGAAAACCTAGGGATGTCGGTATGGATCATGCCACTGCCGATTATCTTATGTTTTTAGATTCTGATGATTTGTTTTTTGAAGATGCCTGTGAATTTTTGCATGATGAAATAACAACAGAAGACATTGACATTGTTAGCGGCACAATCACTAAGGACGGTGAAAACGTTAATCCTGGATTTTGGGAAAGTATTTTGACTGATCCTGAAGATAACTATCAAGTTAGATTGAATAAAATCAAGGAGATGGTAACTGACGATTTTAGCTTAAAAATCAACACTATTGATGATTACGAATCAGTGATTGCAAATTTCGGTTTTTCTTCCAAGATATATAGAAAATCATTCCTTTTAAATAATAACATATATTTCCCCCATTCAACTGTTGCGGAAGATTCTGTTTTTTTATTAAGTGCTTTACTAAATGCCAATGGCATTAAATTTATAAATAAACTTGTATATTATTATCCTCAAAGGATGGAAGATGGGAATGAGTCCATAAGTTATAAAATCACTAAAGAAAGCATGATAAATAGGTTAAATTCTTATTTTAAAATGTTTTTGATTTCCCTTGAAAAAAACAAATC includes the following:
- a CDS encoding DDE-type integrase/transposase/recombinase, whose amino-acid sequence is NANITIPVIEHIEYLYSYFNGSLHKIRKSLKKEHNIEISHQSIENIILKSEYEIEHRNWTFSGYYLFDALWVKKNGKWKYLLALFDLELNTIVAKELVESETVENVYDFLNQSLRNQKKKKNCIITDLKSEYRVAIDKLQIKQQFCTFHTKQLINREIRDHIDKNNASEEEIEIIRDYKSLFLI
- a CDS encoding glycosyltransferase, whose product is MVKVSVIMPVYNCGDFLNESVESILNQTLSDLELICVDDGSTDNSLEILREYESQDSRVKIFALNHIGGGDARNFALKQVCGEYLYFIDADDVLDLNAFEDFYSIAKSKNLDFLIFKAKKHDVKTGKYFETDYYNMMNLSNFVKDEVFKFDDIGKLIFSINVTPWCKFYNTQFILNSDAKFKENSKFHDNKFFWEILFQAERIFFLDKFYYTQNIHSDSLIESGGKSHIDAIPVSNDTIDVFIKYNQFDKFKVNLFNSKVYHTIRRYDEIRGEFKELYFTELKKDFKLLKCSDFRNNLYSGNKFLFDCVLIAKNYEDFNHLKEFYEVFINNHLSLVEKIEKYKEWYGCLDDDYKQLFFDNPKSMNIYNYLVSVIVPTYNSESFIENTFDSLLMQTIGFEKLEVIFVDDASDDNTPQIIDELALKYENVVSFHLDKNSGAGGKPRDVGMDHATADYLMFLDSDDLFFEDACEFLHDEITTEDIDIVSGTITKDGENVNPGFWESILTDPEDNYQVRLNKIKEMVTDDFSLKINTIDDYESVIANFGFSSKIYRKSFLLNNNIYFPHSTVAEDSVFLLSALLNANGIKFINKLVYYYPQRMEDGNESISYKITKESMINRLNSYFKMFLISLEKNKSRIFKKYLLFGKLNYFINFHVLQCNLSISDLLDVLVHATPLFRLYVNYNPNLNIGTATLFKYIANKDYENALKEIHGDGIKNQKDIKVTVSDKFPKDSFVPKFNIFVLSQESWAEQMESEKPDLLLFKSHDEDEEIVNYCNDHNIQAVQWDEDSGNLNDILDSINFKYIPDLKHLVLFYRLTDLKELNDITNHFHSITYPFKHLKMITCEENLFLSNTILESDLANLDFNDDYYYCFADLDFEFDEGGFDRDYKKCIDLNKETVHAENQSD